The following coding sequences lie in one Thermomicrobium sp. 4228-Ro genomic window:
- a CDS encoding DUF711 family protein: protein MRVRAVTIGWTVEWQGGRIANGAEIARLPQRVRAYFAEAGIELQTLRLATQPFPNVVAPEEVTVFARALCAVAETAGFDYVSMGPAGPEQHAWMSHIVPALVENETLFAAISTTTDDGRVALPAVEAAGRVISELARRTAGGFGNLRFAALALCPPGIPFFPAAYHDGGEVALSVAWEVADDALAAVTGARSLGEAERRLEERLSQVAERLWTAVEGLAVRLGARALGIDCSLAPYPDETRSVAAAFERLGLQPFGAPGTLAVAASITSVLQRLPVRRTGFCGLMLPVLEDARLGALAQAGQLQLSTLLVASAVCGVGLDVIPLPGETTAAQLSGLVLDVATLATRLKKPLLTRLMPIPGLRPGETVRFAFSFFAPAAVLPLAGAVPQQWFTSDPGQNTGEDEL from the coding sequence ATGCGAGTACGAGCAGTCACGATCGGTTGGACGGTCGAGTGGCAGGGCGGCAGGATCGCGAACGGAGCGGAGATCGCCAGGCTACCGCAGCGAGTACGGGCGTACTTCGCCGAGGCAGGGATCGAGCTGCAAACGCTCCGTCTCGCCACGCAGCCCTTCCCGAACGTCGTCGCACCGGAGGAGGTCACGGTCTTCGCGCGAGCGCTCTGTGCGGTCGCCGAGACGGCTGGCTTCGACTACGTCTCGATGGGGCCAGCTGGCCCGGAACAGCACGCATGGATGTCCCATATCGTGCCGGCACTGGTCGAGAACGAGACGCTGTTCGCCGCCATCTCGACCACGACGGACGATGGTCGGGTCGCACTACCAGCGGTCGAGGCTGCTGGGAGGGTCATCAGCGAGCTGGCGAGGCGGACCGCGGGAGGGTTCGGGAACCTCCGGTTCGCCGCTCTGGCGCTGTGTCCGCCTGGTATCCCGTTCTTCCCAGCGGCCTATCACGATGGCGGGGAGGTCGCGCTTTCCGTGGCGTGGGAAGTGGCGGACGATGCGCTCGCGGCGGTGACCGGCGCACGGTCGCTCGGCGAGGCCGAACGGCGTCTGGAAGAGCGCCTGAGTCAGGTGGCCGAGCGACTCTGGACAGCTGTCGAAGGGTTGGCTGTCCGGCTCGGCGCGCGGGCGCTCGGCATCGACTGTTCGCTCGCCCCGTACCCGGACGAGACGCGGAGCGTTGCGGCTGCTTTCGAGCGCCTCGGTCTCCAGCCATTCGGTGCGCCGGGGACACTGGCTGTCGCTGCGTCGATCACCAGTGTGTTGCAGAGACTACCGGTGCGGCGCACCGGCTTCTGCGGCCTGATGCTCCCCGTCCTCGAGGACGCCAGACTCGGTGCCCTCGCACAAGCTGGTCAGCTCCAATTGTCGACGCTGCTGGTCGCCTCGGCCGTCTGCGGAGTCGGTCTGGACGTCATCCCGCTCCCCGGTGAGACCACCGCAGCACAGCTAAGCGGTCTGGTTCTGGATGTGGCCACACTGGCGACACGCCTGAAGAAGCCACTCCTCACTCGACTGATGCCGATCCCTGGCCTGCGGCCCGGCGAGACAGTGCGGTTCGCCTTCTCGTTCTTCGCGCCTGCAGCAGTGCTTCCGCTCGCGGGAGCGGTGCCACAGCAGTGGTTCACGAGCGATCCTGGACAGAATACTGGTGAAGATGAGCTGTAG
- a CDS encoding PIG-L deacetylase family protein — translation MEKLSVRHIGEPPLAERVLIVGAHPDDPEFFCAGTVARWVAAGTTVHYVVVTSGDKGQPEHWNPSRSFVEVREAEQLAAAQLLGVQGITFLRLPDGEVFDTLALRAQLTAEIRRFRPDIVLTHDPLTRLYRQHPDHRAVGAATLAAAFPASRLATFFPEQLAAGLHPHVVRVALLFGSDRPDTFVDIAPVLERKLAALRCHTSQASAFPGGTENRVRSRAREAGAPVGLEYAEAFLWVDLE, via the coding sequence ATGGAGAAGCTGTCCGTCCGACACATCGGCGAGCCACCGCTGGCCGAGCGCGTCCTGATCGTCGGCGCGCATCCGGACGACCCGGAGTTCTTCTGCGCCGGGACGGTCGCCCGCTGGGTCGCCGCTGGGACGACCGTACACTACGTGGTCGTTACCTCCGGCGACAAGGGACAACCAGAACACTGGAACCCGTCACGGTCGTTCGTCGAAGTCCGCGAGGCCGAGCAACTGGCCGCCGCGCAGCTCCTGGGCGTTCAAGGGATCACCTTCCTGCGGCTCCCTGACGGGGAAGTCTTCGACACGCTCGCCCTGCGTGCCCAGCTGACTGCTGAGATCCGACGCTTCCGCCCCGATATCGTGCTCACGCACGATCCCCTCACGAGGCTCTACCGCCAGCATCCCGATCACCGCGCCGTCGGCGCAGCCACTCTGGCGGCCGCCTTTCCAGCCAGCCGCTTGGCAACCTTTTTCCCCGAGCAACTGGCAGCTGGCTTACACCCGCACGTTGTCCGCGTCGCGCTGCTCTTCGGGAGCGACCGTCCCGACACCTTCGTCGACATCGCACCCGTGCTCGAGCGAAAGCTCGCAGCGCTCCGCTGTCATACCAGCCAAGCGAGCGCCTTCCCCGGCGGCACGGAGAACCGCGTCCGTAGTCGTGCTCGCGAGGCTGGTGCGCCAGTCGGGCTCGAGTACGCCGAGGCGTTCCTCTGGGTCGACCTGGAGTGA
- a CDS encoding LLM class flavin-dependent oxidoreductase gives MQRTIRFGLNIDPVVDRPEEVIGLATLADRAGLALVAMQDHAYNPRFGDTWTLLTAIALRTERVHVLTNVATLALRAPAMLAKAAATLDRLTGGRVELGLGAGAFWDGIAAMGGPRWTPPEALAALEDALRLCRLLWEKAKTSEPVTYEGRVFRIEGLEFGPKPVRPIPLWVGAIRPRALRLTGLLADGLTISTPYVPPERLPEVNRLVDEGAHAAGRDPGSIRRLYNLLGVLDYPGARPLRVHRPGFLGGPAEAWVEAIVRFVELGMDTFVFWPVAGDYVAQAQHFVEVVVPEVQRRLATA, from the coding sequence ATGCAGCGCACGATACGGTTCGGGCTCAACATCGATCCGGTGGTCGATCGCCCGGAAGAAGTGATAGGCCTGGCGACGCTCGCTGACCGTGCTGGGCTTGCGCTCGTCGCCATGCAGGATCACGCCTACAATCCCCGCTTCGGTGACACCTGGACGTTGCTGACCGCGATCGCGCTCAGGACCGAGCGGGTGCACGTGCTCACCAACGTGGCGACGCTCGCCTTACGTGCACCAGCGATGCTCGCCAAGGCTGCAGCGACGCTCGACCGCCTGACCGGTGGCCGCGTAGAACTCGGTCTCGGTGCAGGCGCTTTCTGGGACGGGATTGCAGCGATGGGCGGTCCACGCTGGACACCGCCGGAAGCGCTGGCCGCACTCGAAGACGCGCTCCGGCTCTGCCGGCTCCTGTGGGAGAAGGCAAAAACAAGTGAGCCGGTGACGTACGAGGGTCGCGTTTTTCGTATCGAAGGTCTCGAATTCGGCCCGAAGCCGGTTCGACCGATTCCGCTCTGGGTCGGTGCGATCCGGCCTCGCGCGCTCCGGTTGACCGGTCTGCTCGCCGATGGGCTGACGATCTCGACGCCCTACGTTCCTCCGGAGCGCTTGCCGGAGGTCAATCGGCTGGTCGACGAGGGGGCTCATGCTGCCGGACGCGATCCGGGGAGTATCCGCCGCCTCTACAATCTCCTCGGCGTCCTGGACTACCCGGGGGCTCGCCCTCTGCGCGTGCACCGCCCGGGATTCCTCGGTGGCCCCGCGGAGGCGTGGGTCGAGGCGATCGTCCGCTTCGTCGAACTCGGGATGGACACTTTTGTTTTCTGGCCGGTCGCTGGAGACTACGTCGCGCAAGCCCAGCATTTCGTCGAAGTGGTGGTGCCGGAGGTCCAGCGCCGGTTGGCCACGGCCTGA
- a CDS encoding DsbA family oxidoreductase has product MASPRLRRVLTEFPEVHLVHRCFALAPTPEAIAVIFGSKERGKAEILEHWRLANRYDDVPRFRPDLMAARPFDYPYSMPGLRACKAAESIGGQQAHWDLFDRIQYAHLVECRNIADDAVLADCAAAVGLDVSLWEKAYRSGEVLAAVQADLERARRLGVAAVPTLVADGTSALSGARTEEQYRAWLRAVIEQRARAGRDER; this is encoded by the coding sequence GTGGCGTCGCCACGGCTGCGCCGGGTTCTCACCGAGTTCCCGGAAGTTCACCTAGTGCACCGCTGTTTCGCGCTCGCGCCGACACCCGAGGCCATTGCGGTGATCTTCGGTTCCAAGGAACGCGGGAAAGCTGAGATTCTCGAGCACTGGCGTTTGGCCAACCGGTACGACGACGTGCCGCGGTTCCGGCCCGACCTCATGGCGGCACGGCCATTCGACTATCCGTATTCGATGCCAGGGCTCCGCGCCTGCAAAGCGGCAGAGTCGATCGGCGGCCAACAGGCGCACTGGGATCTCTTCGACCGCATCCAGTACGCGCATCTCGTCGAGTGCCGCAATATCGCCGATGATGCTGTCCTGGCTGACTGTGCTGCTGCGGTGGGGCTGGATGTCTCGCTCTGGGAAAAGGCCTACCGTAGCGGGGAAGTCCTGGCTGCCGTTCAGGCTGACCTCGAGCGGGCACGCCGACTCGGTGTTGCAGCAGTACCGACCCTGGTCGCCGATGGGACGTCTGCCTTGAGCGGGGCGCGGACGGAAGAGCAGTACCGTGCCTGGCTGCGTGCCGTCATCGAGCAACGAGCGCGAGCAGGGCGAGACGAGCGTTGA
- a CDS encoding DoxX family protein: MEWAFLLGRIVFGLFFVFNGINHLMNVRGMSMYAASKRVPAPQAAVIVTGIMLLLGGASVATGYQPVIGNILLIVFLVPVAFWIHNFWVETDPMARANQMAHFLKNLALAGAALALLGVPTPWPLSLG, encoded by the coding sequence ATGGAATGGGCATTCCTGCTGGGACGGATCGTGTTCGGGCTCTTCTTCGTCTTCAACGGCATCAACCACTTGATGAACGTCCGCGGGATGAGCATGTACGCGGCGTCAAAGAGGGTTCCAGCGCCCCAGGCAGCAGTCATCGTGACCGGGATCATGTTGCTGCTCGGCGGGGCCAGTGTCGCGACAGGGTATCAGCCGGTGATCGGCAATATCCTGTTGATCGTGTTCCTCGTGCCAGTCGCATTTTGGATACACAACTTCTGGGTTGAGACCGATCCGATGGCTCGGGCGAACCAGATGGCGCACTTCCTGAAGAATCTCGCACTGGCCGGAGCAGCACTGGCGCTGCTGGGCGTACCGACGCCGTGGCCACTCAGCCTTGGATGA
- a CDS encoding YceI family protein, which produces MTTIAPELTGLARWEIDPAHSQITFAVRHLMVTTVRGQFKNFSGWVEFDPAHPENGKVEVTIDAASIDTREERRDAHLRSADFLDVEHYPTITFVSKRIEPLGGNRYRVIGDLTIRGVTKEVALDAEFHGVAKDPWGGVRAGFEARTKINRHDFGASWNVALEAGGWLVGDTVDVFIEVELVRKDAA; this is translated from the coding sequence GTGACCACGATCGCACCGGAGCTGACGGGACTGGCGCGGTGGGAGATCGATCCGGCGCATAGCCAGATCACCTTTGCCGTTCGGCACCTCATGGTGACCACCGTGCGTGGCCAGTTCAAGAACTTTTCCGGCTGGGTGGAGTTCGATCCGGCGCACCCGGAGAACGGCAAGGTAGAAGTGACGATCGATGCTGCCAGCATCGATACGCGCGAGGAGCGGCGGGACGCGCATCTCCGTTCGGCAGACTTCCTCGATGTCGAGCACTACCCGACGATCACGTTCGTCAGTAAGCGCATCGAGCCGCTAGGTGGCAATCGGTACCGCGTGATCGGTGATCTCACCATCCGCGGTGTCACCAAGGAGGTCGCACTCGATGCGGAGTTCCACGGGGTCGCCAAGGATCCGTGGGGTGGCGTGCGAGCTGGCTTCGAGGCGCGCACGAAGATCAACCGGCACGACTTCGGCGCGAGCTGGAATGTCGCGCTGGAAGCGGGTGGCTGGTTGGTCGGTGATACAGTCGATGTCTTTATCGAGGTGGAGCTGGTGCGCAAGGACGCGGCCTGA
- a CDS encoding winged helix-turn-helix transcriptional regulator, protein MRRDAHHEASCPIARAARLLGDHWVLLILRELGQGNRRFHELLDGTGISPAVLSQRLRYLEAEGLISRHAYAQVPPRVEYELTDKGRAALPLIEQLREYGERWLTPEPPEGPEVPSDEPTVAEV, encoded by the coding sequence ATGCGGCGCGATGCACACCACGAAGCGAGTTGTCCGATCGCACGTGCAGCGCGGCTCCTCGGCGACCACTGGGTGCTGTTGATCCTGCGCGAACTCGGCCAGGGGAACCGGCGGTTCCACGAGTTGCTCGACGGCACCGGTATCAGTCCAGCCGTGCTGTCCCAGCGGTTACGGTATCTGGAAGCCGAGGGCTTGATTTCCCGGCATGCCTACGCGCAGGTTCCGCCGCGCGTGGAATACGAGCTCACCGACAAGGGGCGCGCCGCGCTGCCGCTCATCGAGCAGTTGCGCGAGTACGGCGAGCGTTGGCTGACCCCCGAGCCACCGGAGGGCCCGGAGGTACCATCCGACGAGCCGACCGTCGCCGAAGTGTGA
- a CDS encoding cobalamin-binding protein, with translation MRIVSLLPSLTEICWALGLADELVAVTHECDYPPAVRAKPRITRSLLPPGLSHAEIDAAVRQRVAAGLPLYELDTEQLAALAPDLILTQALCPVCAVSVDDVCRLAAALPRPPQVISVEPTTLEEIFDSIETVGAATGRQETARAVVTALRRRLVWIQHRLVGTPSRPRVVCLEWLAPPIVAGHWVPEMVEIAGGHDVLAIAGKPSFTVTWEQVAAVAPDVLVLMPCGYDLASTQELGRQLLADPALRDIPAVSHGAVWAVDASSYFSRPGPRVVGGVEILAALLHPERCSTDMQDRAAPVRPLSSLVS, from the coding sequence GTGCGCATCGTCTCCCTGCTGCCGAGTCTGACCGAAATCTGCTGGGCACTCGGACTCGCCGACGAGCTCGTCGCCGTCACGCACGAGTGCGATTATCCCCCGGCTGTGCGCGCCAAGCCACGGATCACCCGGAGTCTCCTCCCTCCTGGACTGAGTCACGCCGAAATCGACGCAGCAGTGCGTCAGCGCGTCGCAGCCGGGCTCCCGCTCTACGAGCTGGATACCGAGCAGCTCGCTGCACTCGCCCCGGACTTGATCCTGACGCAGGCGCTGTGTCCAGTCTGCGCTGTTTCTGTCGATGATGTGTGCCGGCTCGCCGCCGCTCTACCCCGACCACCACAGGTTATCTCGGTCGAACCGACGACGCTCGAGGAGATCTTCGACTCGATCGAGACCGTCGGCGCTGCGACCGGACGCCAGGAGACAGCTCGAGCGGTCGTGACCGCCTTGCGCCGGCGACTCGTCTGGATCCAGCACCGCCTGGTTGGGACGCCTAGCCGGCCCCGAGTCGTCTGCCTCGAGTGGCTCGCCCCACCGATCGTCGCTGGCCACTGGGTACCCGAGATGGTCGAAATCGCCGGCGGTCACGACGTCTTAGCGATCGCGGGGAAACCCTCCTTCACCGTGACCTGGGAACAGGTCGCAGCTGTCGCTCCCGACGTGCTCGTGCTGATGCCCTGCGGATACGACCTCGCTAGCACGCAGGAACTGGGCCGACAGCTCCTCGCCGATCCCGCACTCCGTGATATCCCGGCCGTGTCGCACGGGGCAGTCTGGGCAGTCGACGCGTCGAGTTACTTCAGTCGTCCCGGACCGCGCGTGGTCGGCGGAGTCGAGATCCTCGCCGCACTGCTCCATCCGGAGCGCTGTTCGACCGACATGCAGGATCGAGCCGCACCGGTCCGACCGCTGTCTTCGCTCGTCTCCTGA
- a CDS encoding ECF transporter S component — MGQLARLTGPFSLILASLGGVAAFVYPFLLAAIGIEPARGSSLAVPLLFASLALLSVAVLLSEFVQPERASTDVARSVALLAVLVAIDAALRFLPSLIGASPIFLLIILSGYVFGARFGFAMGALTLLLSAILTGGIGPWLPYQMLCAGWIGQSAGWLPKLQGWQRRLLLAGFGAAWGFLFGALMNLWFWPFAAPGVTDSGGLYWVPGMSLAETVRAYARFYIATSLLFDGTRALGNALLVLLLSDPLVTILERWRERLRWHPWRELDDRA, encoded by the coding sequence ATGGGTCAGCTCGCTCGTCTCACCGGTCCGTTCAGTCTGATCCTGGCCTCGCTCGGCGGGGTCGCCGCGTTCGTCTATCCCTTTCTCCTCGCTGCCATCGGTATCGAACCAGCGCGAGGCAGCAGCCTCGCTGTACCGCTCCTCTTCGCCTCGCTCGCTCTGCTCTCGGTCGCGGTCCTCTTGAGCGAGTTCGTCCAGCCTGAGCGTGCCAGCACGGATGTCGCGCGTTCTGTCGCGCTCCTCGCTGTCCTCGTGGCGATCGATGCGGCACTCCGCTTCCTCCCGAGCCTGATCGGTGCGAGCCCGATCTTTCTGCTGATCATCCTCAGCGGCTACGTGTTCGGTGCACGCTTCGGCTTCGCGATGGGTGCCTTGACCCTGCTCCTCTCCGCCATCCTGACCGGTGGCATCGGCCCGTGGCTTCCCTATCAGATGCTCTGCGCGGGCTGGATCGGGCAGTCGGCCGGATGGTTACCGAAGCTCCAGGGTTGGCAGCGTCGTCTCCTGCTCGCTGGGTTCGGCGCAGCCTGGGGCTTCCTCTTCGGTGCGCTCATGAATCTCTGGTTCTGGCCGTTCGCCGCTCCAGGCGTGACCGACAGCGGAGGACTGTACTGGGTCCCGGGCATGTCGCTCGCCGAAACCGTCCGCGCCTATGCCCGTTTCTATATCGCGACCTCGCTCCTGTTCGACGGCACGCGTGCCCTCGGGAACGCGCTGCTCGTCCTTCTGCTCAGCGATCCCCTGGTCACCATTCTCGAACGCTGGCGCGAGCGCCTCCGCTGGCACCCATGGAGAGAACTCGATGACCGCGCCTAG
- a CDS encoding CaiB/BaiF CoA transferase family protein gives MAQLPLSGVRVVDLTRVMAGPYCTMLLGDLGADVIKIERPGTGDDTRSWGPPFIHGVSAYYLSVNRNKRSITLDLKHPAGQEVFWRLVDRADVVVENFSPGTVDRLGIGYDAVRGRRPQIIYCSISGFGQTGPGRDRTAYDLIVQGMSGLMSVTGFPDGDPVRFGVPIADIGAGMFAALAIVAALYHRAQTGEGQYIDTSMLGGQVALLTYQAGIYFATGETPKRTGNAHPIVAPYQTFRSADGHVNIAAGNNAIFARMCRALGLEDLLADPRFADNAGRITNLPELVERIEAVTRTLTTAEIVQRLDAAQVPCGPIYTVPEVFADPQVQHLELHQRVPHPTLGAVDQTGFPWRFSRTPAMIRRHPPLLGEHTEEVLGELGYTADQIAAMREAGAI, from the coding sequence ATGGCACAACTTCCGCTGAGCGGCGTCCGCGTTGTCGACCTGACGCGCGTGATGGCGGGACCGTACTGTACCATGCTCCTGGGTGATCTCGGCGCGGACGTGATCAAGATCGAGCGTCCTGGGACAGGGGACGACACGCGGTCGTGGGGCCCGCCTTTCATTCATGGTGTCAGCGCGTACTATCTTTCGGTCAACCGCAACAAGCGGAGTATCACACTCGACCTCAAGCATCCAGCTGGACAGGAGGTCTTTTGGCGCCTGGTCGATCGTGCTGACGTGGTCGTCGAGAACTTCAGCCCGGGTACTGTCGATCGATTGGGTATCGGTTACGACGCGGTACGCGGTCGTCGCCCACAAATCATCTATTGCTCGATTTCTGGTTTCGGTCAGACTGGACCCGGTAGGGACCGGACCGCGTACGATTTGATCGTCCAGGGCATGTCGGGGTTGATGAGCGTGACCGGTTTCCCGGACGGCGATCCGGTCCGGTTCGGTGTCCCGATCGCCGACATCGGGGCGGGAATGTTCGCAGCCCTGGCGATCGTGGCGGCACTCTACCATCGCGCGCAGACGGGCGAGGGGCAGTACATCGATACCTCGATGCTGGGTGGCCAGGTGGCATTGCTCACCTACCAGGCTGGGATCTACTTCGCGACCGGTGAGACGCCGAAGCGGACTGGTAATGCGCACCCGATCGTCGCCCCGTATCAGACGTTCCGGAGCGCGGACGGGCATGTGAATATCGCTGCAGGGAACAACGCCATTTTCGCTCGGATGTGCCGGGCGCTCGGGCTGGAAGACCTTCTCGCGGATCCGCGTTTCGCCGACAATGCCGGGCGGATCACGAACCTGCCGGAACTGGTCGAGCGTATCGAGGCGGTGACGCGGACGCTGACGACTGCCGAGATCGTCCAGCGACTCGACGCAGCTCAGGTGCCCTGTGGCCCGATCTACACCGTTCCGGAAGTCTTCGCCGACCCGCAGGTGCAGCATTTGGAACTGCATCAGCGCGTACCGCATCCGACGCTCGGTGCGGTCGATCAGACCGGCTTCCCGTGGCGCTTCTCGAGAACGCCGGCGATGATCCGCCGCCACCCACCGCTGCTCGGCGAGCATACCGAAGAAGTGCTGGGCGAGCTGGGTTATACGGCGGACCAGATCGCAGCCATGCGCGAGGCCGGCGCGATCTAG
- a CDS encoding response regulator: MAGERRIRVLIVDDHDLFREGLRQLIETDEAIEVVGEAASGQEALQLVERHRPDVVLMDINMPGMDGIRATEAIAQQYRDVHVIMLTMYDDEEYVLHAIRAGARSYLVKNSKPDELLRAIHVAAEGGATIDPDLAPILMREYQRLLAKAPTRGQELSDRELTMLRLLAQGYSNKQIADALHLAESTVKNNLSALFQKLGVRDRTQAVIYAISHGLVPRPTDVPRR, from the coding sequence ATGGCAGGCGAACGCCGTATTCGGGTGCTGATCGTGGACGATCACGATCTGTTTCGTGAGGGGTTGCGCCAGCTCATCGAGACGGACGAAGCGATCGAAGTCGTCGGCGAAGCTGCCAGCGGTCAGGAGGCACTCCAGTTGGTCGAACGGCACCGGCCGGATGTCGTGCTCATGGACATCAACATGCCAGGGATGGACGGAATCCGGGCAACGGAGGCGATCGCCCAGCAGTATCGGGACGTGCACGTGATCATGCTGACGATGTACGACGATGAGGAATACGTGCTGCACGCGATCCGGGCAGGTGCACGGAGTTATCTAGTCAAGAACAGCAAGCCGGACGAACTGCTGCGGGCGATCCATGTCGCCGCCGAGGGTGGTGCGACGATCGATCCCGACCTCGCACCGATCCTGATGCGGGAGTATCAGCGGCTTCTCGCCAAAGCGCCGACGCGCGGGCAAGAGCTTTCCGATCGCGAGCTGACCATGCTCCGGTTGCTCGCCCAGGGTTACAGCAACAAGCAGATCGCTGATGCCTTGCATCTCGCCGAGAGTACAGTCAAGAACAATCTCTCGGCGCTCTTCCAGAAGCTGGGAGTCCGTGACCGCACGCAGGCTGTGATCTACGCCATCTCGCACGGCCTGGTGCCGCGACCGACTGATGTGCCACGGCGGTAG
- a CDS encoding GAF domain-containing protein — translation MTDGRLRWLTRGKARAEPVTKAGERPVPSWLEHFIELLGRTAPDALDWQAVAAALQRAVDADLVRIWRVVPERQLRLVVAQGLTVEPIATRPFPLGFERLGPREAATGRVSDIGVGPLLSTLDIEEFQRDGVRQLLVLPLAAGDRIVGRLDVGRYRDEPFAPDQRTVASLLAPLLALELLASERQTTDRAWTSTLLAEALASVSTARESLVRVLEVVRWRTRADAALLVRWAPGDRPELLVTQGDASLFPDPAALATTRVTGILRGVLERGRGERLSEADGIGLLFPQEVASVIAVPLPVIVERARGLVLVVWRRADPEAAEEGLRALEGIAPALVGLLAWLDAEERASTARSLTRRYEEALTTLIAVSEPSSVSAFLWSLVSREPDAVASALVLRDGDRLLWFWVGDGATLPVRSVSLAQDLFGPLLRNAEPVRLGDAQREQWQSVVPEGVAARSLLVVPLGSGTGALVLASAREEPTANLEQLLRWLAALVEPARADLVRRARSSAEPDRRGQALLDALAVEEDERRRLVETIHTNVLQGLASTLYRIELTLRRADQQPLEQTVLELEQVRDRLAEHIATLRDTIFRLRPASLDHLGLVAALRDFVTQLERTTGITIEFFGDVPERPTPDLEEKLYRITQTLIERARLPVGITRLVVRVRQQRDGAILLVIADDGKWAGYESWVRLPSVALVEEWVRVLGGTIRATGLPEGGTAVAISIRPDVLASQTRVPIGTNR, via the coding sequence ATGACTGACGGTCGCCTGCGCTGGCTAACGAGGGGGAAGGCGAGGGCCGAACCGGTCACGAAGGCGGGTGAGCGACCCGTTCCCTCATGGCTCGAGCACTTCATAGAACTCCTCGGGCGGACAGCTCCCGACGCGCTCGACTGGCAGGCTGTCGCTGCAGCGCTCCAGCGTGCGGTCGATGCCGATCTCGTCCGGATCTGGCGTGTCGTCCCTGAGCGGCAATTGCGCCTCGTCGTGGCTCAGGGGCTCACTGTCGAGCCGATCGCGACGCGCCCGTTCCCGTTGGGTTTCGAGCGTCTGGGCCCTCGTGAAGCAGCGACCGGACGGGTGTCGGATATCGGAGTCGGGCCGCTCCTCTCGACTCTGGATATCGAAGAGTTCCAGCGCGACGGGGTTCGACAGCTCTTGGTCTTGCCGCTCGCTGCTGGTGACCGGATCGTCGGCCGGCTGGACGTGGGAAGGTATCGCGACGAGCCGTTCGCTCCGGACCAGCGCACGGTCGCATCGCTCCTGGCGCCGCTCCTGGCTCTCGAGCTGCTGGCGAGCGAGAGGCAGACCACCGATCGAGCGTGGACGAGCACGCTGCTCGCGGAGGCTCTCGCGTCCGTGTCGACTGCGCGGGAATCCCTCGTTCGTGTGCTGGAGGTAGTACGCTGGCGGACGCGTGCGGATGCAGCCCTGCTCGTCCGCTGGGCACCGGGCGACCGCCCTGAGTTGCTCGTGACCCAGGGCGACGCATCGTTGTTCCCCGACCCTGCAGCGCTCGCGACGACGCGCGTGACTGGGATCCTGCGCGGGGTGCTCGAGCGTGGCCGGGGTGAGCGCTTGTCGGAAGCGGACGGCATCGGCCTTCTCTTCCCGCAGGAAGTGGCGAGCGTGATCGCCGTGCCGCTTCCGGTCATCGTGGAGCGGGCTCGTGGTCTCGTTCTCGTCGTTTGGCGAAGAGCGGATCCGGAAGCTGCGGAAGAAGGGCTTCGTGCCCTGGAAGGGATCGCACCGGCACTCGTCGGTCTGCTCGCCTGGCTCGATGCCGAAGAACGAGCGAGTACCGCGCGATCCCTCACCCGCCGGTACGAGGAAGCACTGACGACGCTGATCGCAGTCAGCGAGCCGTCGAGCGTCAGTGCATTCCTCTGGAGTCTGGTGAGTCGCGAGCCGGACGCCGTCGCGTCGGCACTGGTGCTGCGGGACGGTGACCGACTGCTCTGGTTTTGGGTCGGTGATGGTGCAACGCTTCCAGTGCGGAGCGTGTCCCTCGCCCAGGATCTGTTCGGCCCACTCCTTCGGAACGCCGAGCCAGTTCGCTTGGGGGATGCGCAACGCGAGCAGTGGCAATCGGTGGTACCGGAAGGTGTCGCTGCGCGCTCGCTGCTCGTGGTTCCGCTCGGTTCGGGAACGGGAGCCCTCGTCCTGGCGAGCGCGCGCGAGGAGCCGACCGCGAACCTCGAGCAGCTCCTGCGGTGGCTGGCTGCGTTGGTCGAGCCAGCCCGGGCCGATCTGGTCCGTCGTGCCCGCTCGAGTGCGGAGCCGGACCGCCGTGGGCAGGCGTTGCTGGATGCGCTGGCGGTCGAGGAAGATGAGCGTCGCCGACTCGTCGAGACGATCCACACGAACGTGTTGCAGGGACTCGCCTCGACGCTGTACCGCATCGAGTTGACGTTGCGCCGGGCAGATCAGCAACCGCTCGAGCAAACGGTGCTCGAACTGGAGCAGGTGCGCGATCGACTGGCCGAGCATATCGCAACGCTCCGTGATACGATTTTCCGCTTGCGACCGGCCTCGCTCGACCATCTCGGACTCGTTGCCGCATTGCGGGACTTCGTCACGCAGCTGGAGCGGACGACCGGGATAACCATCGAATTTTTCGGCGACGTGCCAGAGCGACCGACGCCTGATTTGGAAGAAAAGCTCTACCGGATCACGCAGACGCTGATCGAGCGGGCACGACTGCCGGTCGGCATCACGCGATTGGTCGTCCGGGTGCGGCAGCAACGGGACGGGGCGATCTTGCTGGTCATCGCCGATGACGGCAAATGGGCCGGGTACGAGAGCTGGGTGCGATTGCCCAGCGTGGCGCTGGTAGAAGAGTGGGTGCGCGTGCTCGGGGGGACGATCCGGGCTACTGGCTTACCGGAAGGCGGGACAGCGGTGGCGATCTCGATACGGCCTGATGTCCTGGCTTCCCAGACTCGAGTCCCGATTGGGACGAACCGGTGA